The Streptomyces phaeolivaceus genome has a window encoding:
- a CDS encoding DUF6624 domain-containing protein, translating to MEPTSPPVPRLPAESGSDAVPPPKRVTAAELIRRAEDERRLAHEARSASTARARDRIAACHAGNGDALRAIVARHGWPTAESVGEPASTAALLILLHSPDLGFQLTCRDLIAEAAADGRCPAVHHAYIADHCAVALGRPQFYGTRINPGTLFPYPIRHPETVDERRRDVGLGPLTEHLRAVRRGLGASGGL from the coding sequence ATGGAACCCACGTCCCCTCCCGTCCCACGCCTCCCGGCGGAGTCCGGGTCCGACGCCGTGCCGCCCCCGAAGCGGGTGACGGCCGCCGAGTTGATCCGCCGGGCCGAGGACGAACGGCGGCTGGCCCACGAGGCACGGTCCGCGTCCACCGCGCGGGCCCGCGACCGTATCGCCGCGTGCCACGCGGGCAACGGGGACGCCCTGCGCGCGATCGTCGCCCGCCACGGCTGGCCCACCGCCGAGTCGGTCGGCGAACCCGCCTCCACGGCGGCCCTGCTGATCCTGCTGCACTCCCCCGACCTCGGCTTCCAGCTCACCTGCCGCGATCTGATCGCCGAGGCCGCCGCCGACGGCCGCTGTCCCGCCGTGCACCACGCCTACATCGCCGACCACTGCGCGGTGGCCCTCGGCCGGCCCCAGTTCTACGGCACCCGTATCAACCCCGGCACGCTCTTCCCGTACCCCATCCGCCACCCCGAGACGGTCGACGAACGCCGCCGCGACGTGGGCCTCGGCCCGCTCACCGAGCATCTCCGGGCGGTGCGGCGCGGGTTGGGCGCGAGCGGCGGACTGTGA
- a CDS encoding aldo/keto reductase: MQYVKLGSTGLDVSRICVGCMSFGLPDRGTHVWTLDEEASRPLIRQALDAGVNFFDTANVYSDGTSEEIVGRALAEFAPRAEIVLATKVNGAMHQGPNASGLSRKAIMTEIDNSLRRLGTDHVDLYQIHRFDPNTPVEETMEALHDVVKAGKARYLGASSMYAWQFAKMQHAARANGWTRFVSMQNHYNLLYREEEREMLPLCADQSVATLPWSPLARGRLTRDSDTVTARTETDNFGKTLYQEGDREIVDAVTRIAAEHGVPRARIALAWLSGRPTVSAPIVGATKPHHLTDAVASLDITLTEKEIEELERPYTPRGISGH; encoded by the coding sequence ATGCAGTACGTGAAGCTCGGCTCGACGGGTCTGGACGTGTCCCGGATCTGTGTCGGATGCATGAGTTTCGGCCTCCCCGACCGAGGCACGCACGTCTGGACGCTGGACGAGGAGGCCTCCCGCCCACTGATCCGGCAGGCGCTGGACGCGGGCGTCAACTTCTTCGACACGGCGAACGTGTACTCCGACGGCACCAGCGAGGAGATCGTCGGCCGCGCCCTCGCGGAGTTCGCGCCGCGCGCGGAGATCGTCCTCGCGACCAAGGTGAACGGCGCCATGCACCAGGGCCCCAACGCCTCGGGGCTCTCCCGCAAGGCGATCATGACGGAGATCGACAACAGCCTGCGGCGCCTCGGCACCGACCACGTCGACCTCTACCAGATCCACCGCTTCGACCCGAACACCCCGGTCGAGGAGACGATGGAGGCCCTGCACGACGTGGTGAAGGCGGGCAAGGCCCGCTATCTCGGGGCGAGTTCGATGTACGCCTGGCAGTTCGCCAAGATGCAGCACGCGGCGCGGGCGAACGGCTGGACGCGGTTCGTGTCCATGCAGAACCACTACAACCTCCTCTACCGCGAGGAGGAGCGCGAGATGCTCCCGCTGTGCGCGGACCAGAGCGTCGCCACCCTGCCCTGGAGCCCGCTGGCCCGGGGCCGCCTCACCCGGGACTCGGACACCGTCACCGCACGCACCGAGACCGACAACTTCGGCAAGACCCTGTACCAGGAGGGCGACCGCGAGATCGTCGACGCCGTCACCCGGATCGCCGCGGAACACGGGGTGCCCCGCGCCCGGATCGCCCTCGCCTGGCTGTCCGGCCGCCCCACGGTGTCCGCCCCCATCGTCGGCGCCACCAAGCCCCACCACCTCACCGACGCCGTGGCCTCACTCGACATCACCCTGACCGAGAAGGAGATCGAGGAACTGGAGCGGCCGTACACACCTCGGGGGATCAGCGGCCACTGA
- a CDS encoding DUF397 domain-containing protein, translated as MARTPDGPVRSGVPAPELGAEGWRKPWSGTNGGSCVEAKRLPDGSVAFRQSTDPDGPALVYSREEMVAFLAGAKAGQADFLIA; from the coding sequence ATGGCAAGGACACCCGACGGCCCCGTCCGCAGCGGTGTGCCCGCACCCGAACTCGGCGCCGAGGGCTGGCGCAAGCCCTGGAGCGGCACCAACGGCGGCTCCTGCGTCGAGGCCAAACGCCTGCCCGACGGCAGCGTCGCCTTCCGCCAGTCCACCGACCCGGACGGCCCCGCCCTCGTCTACTCCCGGGAGGAGATGGTGGCGTTCCTGGCGGGCGCGAAGGCGGGCCAGGCCGACTTCCTGATCGCCTGA
- a CDS encoding tetratricopeptide repeat protein, with protein MAAVTNGLPRNPVKGAGGPNKPLAAALKEAGCSYASLALRVNDLGRCQGAETNYDKASVTRWLQGQQPRGNTPELIAAVLGERLGRALAPADLGFPLDRGRPVTGRALMFVENVSETLHTLAELGSTDISRRSLLGSVPFVPGALTNPQRAWLLWLVESRDAPRLAPVSGGGPVEQVHAMLRMFDEMDNQYGGGGIRTSIVQYLTTEVIPLLQQRGLPPHHRRELFAAAARLAAMAGWSSYDAGEYGLAQRYMTQGLRLCAEGRDHVLGGQILAGLSHLATSLGRPDEGVALARAGVATAKDAGSPLGLMRLHAMSARGHAALGRPRETAEALRAAEKQLDASRGAAQESPWVRFLDHHYLQAESAVCFRDLGLAAQAEHTASESVRAHADRRRRQAISRSVLATAHLQQNRLDEAIATADDALEALGGVHSERSIQALRDFRGRLASRHHEPLVQDFERRSRVVLGTAA; from the coding sequence ATGGCCGCCGTGACGAACGGATTACCGAGGAACCCGGTCAAAGGGGCCGGCGGGCCCAACAAGCCGCTGGCGGCGGCGCTGAAGGAGGCCGGCTGCTCGTACGCCTCCCTCGCCCTGCGGGTCAACGACCTGGGCCGCTGTCAGGGTGCGGAGACCAACTACGACAAGGCCTCCGTCACCCGCTGGCTCCAGGGCCAGCAACCACGGGGAAACACACCGGAGTTGATCGCCGCGGTGCTCGGCGAACGGCTGGGCCGCGCGCTCGCTCCGGCCGACCTCGGTTTTCCGCTGGATCGCGGACGGCCGGTGACGGGACGGGCGTTGATGTTTGTCGAGAACGTGTCGGAGACCCTGCACACCCTGGCGGAGCTGGGCTCCACGGACATCTCCCGGCGCAGTCTGCTGGGTTCGGTGCCGTTCGTGCCCGGCGCCCTGACGAACCCTCAGCGGGCTTGGCTGCTCTGGCTGGTGGAGAGCCGGGACGCGCCCCGGCTGGCCCCGGTGTCGGGCGGCGGCCCGGTGGAGCAGGTGCACGCGATGCTCCGCATGTTCGACGAGATGGACAACCAGTACGGCGGCGGCGGTATCCGCACCAGCATCGTGCAGTACCTGACCACCGAGGTCATCCCGCTGCTCCAGCAGCGCGGTCTGCCGCCGCACCACCGGCGCGAGCTGTTCGCCGCCGCCGCCCGGCTTGCCGCGATGGCGGGCTGGAGTTCGTACGACGCCGGGGAGTACGGCCTGGCCCAGCGGTACATGACACAGGGGCTGCGGCTCTGCGCGGAGGGCCGTGACCATGTGCTGGGCGGTCAGATCCTGGCCGGGCTGTCCCATCTGGCGACCAGCCTGGGCCGCCCCGACGAGGGCGTGGCGCTGGCGCGGGCCGGGGTCGCCACCGCCAAGGACGCGGGCAGTCCGCTCGGGCTGATGCGGCTGCACGCCATGTCCGCGCGCGGACACGCGGCGCTGGGCAGGCCCCGGGAGACCGCCGAGGCGCTGCGCGCCGCCGAGAAGCAGCTCGACGCCAGCCGGGGCGCGGCCCAGGAGTCGCCGTGGGTGCGGTTCCTCGACCACCACTACCTCCAGGCCGAGTCCGCCGTCTGCTTCCGTGACCTGGGCCTCGCCGCACAGGCCGAGCACACCGCGAGCGAGTCGGTGCGCGCCCACGCCGACCGCCGCCGGCGCCAGGCGATCAGCCGGTCGGTCCTCGCCACGGCCCACCTCCAGCAGAATCGTCTGGACGAGGCAATCGCCACGGCCGACGACGCGCTCGAAGCGCTCGGCGGTGTGCACAGCGAACGCTCCATCCAGGCCCTGCGCGATTTCCGGGGCCGCCTGGCGTCCCGCCACCACGAGCCCCTCGTCCAGGACTTCGAACGCCGCTCGCGGGTGGTGCTGGGCACGGCCGCCTGA
- a CDS encoding LysE/ArgO family amino acid transporter — translation MTALAAGFGTGLSLIVAIGAQNAFVLRQGLHRDAVLPVVAICALSDALLIALGVAGVGAVVVARPGALRAVALVGGGFLLVYGALAARRVLRPGDGALRTENGAAGSRRRAVLTGLALTWLNPHVYLDTVFLVGSLASDHGPLRWTFGLGAGLASLCWFAALGFGARLLSRHLARPSAWRVLDGLVAVTMLALGGMLIAGA, via the coding sequence ATGACCGCCCTCGCCGCCGGATTCGGCACCGGCCTGTCCCTGATCGTCGCCATCGGCGCCCAGAACGCCTTCGTCCTGCGCCAGGGGCTGCACCGCGACGCCGTCCTCCCGGTCGTCGCGATCTGCGCCCTCTCCGACGCGCTGCTGATCGCCCTCGGCGTGGCCGGGGTCGGCGCGGTGGTCGTCGCCCGGCCCGGCGCGCTGAGGGCGGTCGCCCTGGTCGGCGGCGGCTTCCTCCTGGTCTACGGCGCCCTGGCCGCCCGCCGTGTCCTGCGGCCCGGCGACGGCGCGCTGCGCACGGAGAACGGGGCGGCGGGCTCCCGGCGCCGGGCCGTGCTCACCGGTCTGGCGCTGACCTGGCTCAACCCGCACGTCTACCTGGACACCGTGTTCCTGGTGGGCTCCCTCGCCTCCGACCACGGCCCCCTGCGCTGGACCTTCGGCCTGGGCGCCGGCCTCGCCAGCCTCTGCTGGTTCGCCGCCCTCGGCTTCGGCGCCCGGCTGCTCAGCCGCCATCTGGCCCGCCCCTCGGCCTGGCGCGTCCTCGACGGACTGGTCGCGGTGACGATGCTCGCGCTCGGCGGGATGCTCATCGCCGGAGCGTGA
- the mraY gene encoding phospho-N-acetylmuramoyl-pentapeptide-transferase → MNQILYAGAIGLFLTLIGTPLLIKLLARKGYGQYIRDDGPRGHAGKRGTPTMGGIAFILATLVAYAATKVITGESPTYPGFLVLFLMAGMGVVGFLDDYIKIVKRRSLGLRAGAKMAGQLIVGIVFALLAIRFADDRGQTPASLKLSFVTDFGWTIGPVLFVVWALFMILAMSNGVNLTDGLDGLATGASVMVFGGYTFIGLWQFQNSCANAMELTDPASCIEVRDPLDLAVVAAALMGACFGFLWWNTSPAKIFMGDTGSLALGGALAGLAICSRTELLLAVLGGLFVLITMSVVIQVGSFKLTGKRVFRMAPLQHHFELKGWSEVLVVVRFWTIQGICVIAGLGLFYAGWAAG, encoded by the coding sequence ATGAACCAGATCCTCTACGCCGGGGCCATCGGCCTGTTCCTGACGCTGATCGGCACACCGCTGCTGATCAAGCTGCTGGCCCGGAAGGGTTATGGGCAGTACATCCGGGACGACGGCCCACGCGGCCACGCCGGCAAGCGCGGTACGCCCACCATGGGGGGCATCGCCTTCATCCTGGCCACCCTCGTCGCCTACGCCGCGACCAAGGTCATCACCGGTGAGAGCCCGACGTATCCGGGGTTCCTGGTGCTGTTCCTGATGGCGGGCATGGGCGTGGTCGGCTTCCTGGACGACTACATCAAGATCGTGAAGCGGCGTTCGCTGGGGCTGCGGGCCGGCGCGAAGATGGCCGGTCAGCTGATCGTCGGCATCGTGTTCGCGCTGCTCGCCATCCGGTTCGCGGACGACCGGGGGCAGACGCCGGCCTCGCTGAAGCTGTCGTTCGTCACGGACTTCGGCTGGACCATCGGGCCGGTGCTGTTCGTCGTCTGGGCCCTGTTCATGATCCTGGCCATGTCGAACGGGGTGAACCTGACGGACGGTCTGGACGGTCTCGCCACCGGCGCGTCGGTCATGGTGTTCGGCGGCTACACCTTCATCGGGCTGTGGCAGTTCCAGAACTCGTGCGCCAACGCCATGGAACTCACCGACCCCGCCTCCTGCATAGAGGTACGCGATCCGCTCGACCTGGCGGTGGTCGCCGCCGCGCTGATGGGCGCCTGCTTCGGGTTCCTGTGGTGGAACACCTCGCCCGCCAAGATCTTCATGGGCGACACCGGGTCCCTGGCGCTCGGCGGCGCCCTGGCCGGGCTCGCGATCTGCTCCCGCACCGAGCTGCTGCTGGCCGTTCTCGGCGGGCTGTTCGTCCTGATCACCATGTCGGTGGTCATCCAGGTCGGCTCGTTCAAGCTGACCGGCAAGCGTGTCTTCCGCATGGCCCCGCTCCAGCACCACTTCGAACTCAAGGGCTGGTCCGAGGTCCTCGTCGTGGTCCGCTTCTGGACCATCCAGGGCATCTGCGTGATCGCCGGCCTCGGCCTGTTCTACGCGGGGTGGGCGGCGGGCTGA
- a CDS encoding helix-turn-helix domain-containing protein, with protein sequence MVLGKRLRQLRERAGVSFDEAARAIEVTALTVRRMEKAEVGLRIPYVKELLRTYGVSGTEIEGFLALAREANQPGWWHKFRDVLPEWFSAYVSLESEAAVIRLYEPQYVPGLLQTHDYAAALIRVGFPNASREEVERHVALRLRRQDLLVKPEAPAVWAILDETVLRRPVGGPEVMRAQLDRLAEATERPKIRIQIMRFAAGPHPGAYGPFHYFRFGFSELPDIVYTEGLAGAQYVDQPVDVVTYLEVLDRMSVQAEPVSRTRDILAALRKEL encoded by the coding sequence ATGGTCCTCGGCAAGCGGCTCCGCCAGCTCCGGGAGCGGGCCGGAGTCTCCTTCGACGAAGCCGCCCGCGCCATCGAGGTCACGGCGCTGACGGTCCGCCGTATGGAGAAGGCCGAGGTCGGTCTCCGCATCCCCTACGTGAAGGAGCTGCTGCGCACCTACGGGGTCTCCGGCACCGAGATCGAGGGCTTCCTCGCCCTGGCCCGCGAGGCCAACCAGCCCGGCTGGTGGCACAAGTTCCGCGATGTGCTGCCCGAGTGGTTCAGCGCGTACGTGAGCCTGGAGAGCGAAGCCGCCGTCATCCGTCTCTACGAACCCCAGTACGTACCCGGCCTGTTGCAGACCCACGACTACGCCGCCGCCCTCATCCGGGTCGGCTTTCCCAACGCGAGCCGAGAGGAGGTCGAACGCCATGTCGCCCTGCGTCTGAGGCGGCAGGACCTGCTGGTCAAACCCGAGGCGCCGGCCGTGTGGGCCATCCTCGACGAGACCGTGCTGCGCCGGCCGGTGGGTGGCCCCGAGGTGATGCGCGCCCAGCTCGACCGGCTCGCCGAGGCGACGGAACGGCCCAAGATCAGAATCCAGATCATGCGGTTCGCGGCCGGACCCCACCCGGGGGCGTACGGCCCCTTCCACTACTTCCGCTTCGGCTTCTCCGAACTCCCCGACATCGTCTACACCGAGGGCCTCGCGGGCGCCCAGTACGTCGATCAGCCCGTGGACGTCGTGACCTATCTGGAGGTCCTGGACCGGATGTCCGTGCAGGCGGAACCGGTGTCCCGGACCAGGGACATCCTGGCGGCTCTACGCAAGGAGTTGTGA
- a CDS encoding MarR family winged helix-turn-helix transcriptional regulator, which translates to MEERPSPPDRVARIQADWRRERPDLDVGPQAVIGRLHRLADRLTEELCLVYGRYGLSEGEFDVLATLRRAGAPFERAPGELAAHTMVTTGAMTKRIDRLERAGLVTRRRAEDDQRGRIVALTRPGRELIDAAFTEHMRNERRLLDLLTEAEAGSLETVLTTWLSRLDRPGPSDDG; encoded by the coding sequence ATGGAGGAACGTCCGTCACCACCCGACCGCGTGGCCCGTATCCAGGCCGACTGGCGCCGTGAGCGGCCCGACCTCGACGTGGGCCCGCAGGCGGTGATCGGCCGGCTGCACCGCCTCGCGGACCGGCTCACCGAGGAACTGTGTCTGGTCTACGGCCGCTACGGGCTCAGCGAGGGCGAGTTCGACGTGCTCGCCACCCTGCGCCGGGCGGGTGCGCCCTTCGAGCGGGCGCCCGGCGAACTGGCCGCGCACACCATGGTCACCACCGGCGCGATGACGAAGCGGATCGACCGACTGGAGCGGGCGGGGCTCGTCACCCGCCGCCGCGCCGAGGACGACCAGCGCGGCCGGATCGTCGCCCTCACCCGGCCGGGGCGGGAGCTGATCGACGCGGCGTTCACCGAGCACATGCGCAACGAGCGCCGACTGCTGGATCTGCTGACGGAGGCCGAGGCCGGGTCACTCGAAACGGTGCTCACGACATGGCTGTCCCGGCTGGACCGCCCGGGGCCCTCCGACGACGGGTGA
- a CDS encoding ATP-binding protein, producing MISIERSRLVRMAVPARPSCAARVRRTVAAHLARWELSAILDDAVLATDELFANAVRHASTDPADTVGVVLECSGRELRVTLADPSPAPPRPRAATPLAESGRGLSLVAALADDWGTDPPEPGDAGKRVWFSLAVREPM from the coding sequence TTGATCTCGATCGAGCGGTCCCGCCTCGTCCGGATGGCGGTACCCGCGCGCCCCTCGTGCGCCGCCCGGGTGCGGCGCACGGTGGCGGCGCACCTCGCCCGCTGGGAACTCTCCGCGATCCTCGACGACGCGGTCCTCGCCACGGACGAACTGTTCGCCAACGCGGTCCGGCACGCGAGCACCGATCCCGCCGACACCGTCGGCGTGGTCCTGGAATGCTCCGGGCGCGAACTGCGTGTGACACTCGCCGACCCCTCGCCCGCGCCGCCCCGGCCACGGGCGGCGACCCCGTTGGCCGAGTCGGGCCGCGGGCTGTCGCTCGTCGCCGCGCTGGCCGACGACTGGGGCACCGATCCGCCGGAGCCGGGTGACGCGGGCAAGAGGGTGTGGTTCTCGCTCGCCGTCCGGGAGCCGATGTGA
- a CDS encoding MFS transporter, with protein sequence MPVDTTKSSAGDDTAPEGDDTAPEDGSPTPPGRGWRRWAMDTRPLRRPAYRRLWSSTIVTAVGSQLTAVAVPQQIYDITGSSAWVGYASLAGLLPLVVFALWGGAVADSVDRRTLLLVTNTGIAVTSVLFWVQAVTGLESVWALMALLALQQAFFGLNAPARNASVARLVPAGQLAAAAALGSTVMQLGLVAGPLLAGALIPVIGLAELYLIDALALCVTLWAVYKLPPLPPLDTATTKRAGWREVLAGFRYIALHKVLLLSFLADIIAMVLGMPRALFPQLADTTYAPYGEGLALGLLFAAIPIGAVVGGLMSGTFSRSNRHGLMVIGAVLAWGAAITGFGLSTSLWFAVLFLAAAGVADMVSMVFRGAILLSAATDEMRGRMQGVFTVVVAGGPRLADVLHGTAGAAFGARAAVVGGGLLVIAAVLLLATVTPALRRYRI encoded by the coding sequence ATGCCCGTGGACACCACCAAGAGCAGCGCCGGCGACGACACCGCACCGGAGGGCGACGACACCGCACCCGAGGACGGCTCCCCGACGCCGCCCGGCCGGGGCTGGCGCCGCTGGGCGATGGACACCCGCCCACTGCGCCGTCCCGCCTACCGGCGGCTGTGGTCCTCGACCATCGTCACGGCCGTCGGCAGCCAGCTGACCGCCGTCGCCGTGCCCCAGCAGATCTACGACATCACCGGCTCCTCCGCCTGGGTCGGCTACGCGAGCCTCGCCGGACTGCTGCCCCTGGTGGTGTTCGCGCTGTGGGGCGGCGCCGTCGCCGACAGCGTGGACCGCCGCACTCTGCTGCTCGTCACCAACACCGGTATCGCCGTCACCTCGGTGCTGTTCTGGGTGCAGGCCGTCACCGGCCTCGAATCCGTCTGGGCGCTGATGGCCCTGCTCGCCCTCCAGCAGGCGTTCTTCGGCCTCAACGCACCCGCCCGCAACGCCTCCGTGGCCCGCCTCGTCCCCGCGGGCCAACTCGCCGCCGCCGCGGCCCTCGGCTCGACCGTGATGCAACTCGGCCTGGTGGCCGGCCCGTTGCTCGCCGGCGCCCTCATCCCGGTGATCGGCCTGGCCGAGCTGTACCTGATCGACGCGCTCGCCCTCTGCGTCACCCTCTGGGCGGTCTACAAGCTGCCGCCCCTGCCACCCCTCGACACGGCGACGACCAAGCGGGCGGGCTGGCGGGAGGTCCTCGCGGGCTTCCGCTACATCGCCCTGCACAAGGTGCTCCTGCTGTCCTTCCTCGCCGACATCATCGCGATGGTCCTCGGCATGCCGCGCGCCCTCTTCCCCCAGCTGGCCGACACCACGTACGCGCCCTACGGCGAGGGCCTCGCCCTCGGTCTGCTGTTCGCCGCGATCCCCATCGGCGCGGTCGTCGGCGGACTGATGTCGGGCACCTTCTCCCGCTCGAACCGGCACGGCCTCATGGTCATCGGCGCCGTACTGGCCTGGGGCGCCGCCATCACGGGCTTCGGGCTGAGCACCAGTCTCTGGTTCGCCGTGCTGTTCCTCGCCGCCGCCGGGGTCGCCGACATGGTGTCCATGGTCTTCCGCGGGGCCATCCTGCTGTCCGCCGCCACCGACGAGATGCGCGGCCGGATGCAGGGCGTCTTCACCGTGGTCGTGGCCGGCGGCCCCCGACTCGCCGATGTCCTGCACGGCACCGCCGGAGCGGCCTTCGGCGCCCGCGCGGCGGTCGTCGGCGGCGGCCTCCTCGTCATCGCCGCCGTACTGCTCCTGGCGACGGTGACCCCGGCCCTGCGCCGGTACCGGATCTGA
- a CDS encoding SDR family NAD(P)-dependent oxidoreductase: MVNVRGRAVVVTGGSRGLGESVVRLLLAEGGRVATCARQEAGLRALGDSLTGEERARLVTAALDVTEPGRLEDFVTAAAKRFGSEGDPPYQSVLDGVVACVGGSRGGTFEQADSADWAATWDLNVGHAARLVRAALPGLRAAGGGSVVLIGSISGWKPGPPAQYGVAKSALIQLAATLARELGPDRVRVNTVSPGSMLIPGRRWDRMRREDPSAYEAFAGAELPTGAPVTPHEVARTVVFLLSDWATGVSGAHLPVDRAQNAPSPYGY; this comes from the coding sequence ATGGTGAACGTGCGCGGCAGGGCAGTGGTGGTCACCGGCGGGAGCCGGGGGCTGGGCGAAAGTGTCGTACGGCTGCTGCTCGCCGAGGGCGGCCGGGTGGCGACCTGTGCGCGTCAGGAGGCGGGGCTGCGGGCACTGGGTGACTCGCTGACCGGCGAGGAGCGGGCCCGGCTCGTCACCGCCGCGCTCGACGTCACCGAGCCCGGACGGCTGGAGGACTTCGTCACGGCTGCGGCGAAACGCTTCGGCTCCGAGGGGGACCCGCCCTACCAGAGTGTTCTGGACGGTGTCGTCGCCTGCGTGGGCGGCTCCCGGGGCGGCACCTTCGAGCAGGCCGACAGCGCCGACTGGGCGGCCACCTGGGACCTGAACGTCGGGCACGCCGCACGGCTCGTCCGCGCCGCGCTGCCCGGTCTGCGCGCGGCCGGTGGCGGCTCGGTCGTGCTGATCGGCTCGATCTCGGGCTGGAAGCCGGGACCGCCCGCCCAGTACGGGGTGGCGAAGAGCGCCCTGATCCAACTGGCCGCCACCCTGGCCCGCGAACTCGGCCCGGACCGCGTCCGTGTCAACACCGTCTCGCCGGGCTCGATGCTGATCCCCGGCCGCCGCTGGGACCGTATGCGCCGGGAGGACCCCTCGGCGTACGAGGCCTTCGCCGGGGCGGAGCTGCCGACCGGCGCCCCCGTCACCCCGCACGAGGTGGCGCGCACGGTGGTGTTCCTGCTCTCCGACTGGGCGACCGGCGTCTCCGGCGCCCATCTGCCCGTGGACCGGGCCCAGAACGCGCCCTCGCCGTACGGCTATTGA
- a CDS encoding DMT family transporter yields the protein MEANMRAVALTAIAPVAWGANYFVTHEYLPADSPLYGAALRALPAGLVLLALCRRLPRGVWWGRAALLGLLNVSVFFVLVYAASQLLPTSVASTVMAAAPLTMMLVAWPLVAERPARAHLCGAVIGLVGVCLMLLTGAVATSVPGILGSVAALLVSSFGHILAKRWNAGTDVLASTAWQLTAGGLLLLPVAVAVEGPPPTLSPGALLAFAHVSLIATALAFVAWFTGLRRLPAGTVGLIGLLNPVTGVLLGTAVAGESLTGRQLCGLLLVLVGVFLGRPGRVGRPGGDGPRPVPAPVPAPAADSRERPPSSPQSLRQLPTAIRRSGHCIGWGRENQRHLRHQRHLRYW from the coding sequence ATGGAAGCCAATATGCGAGCGGTGGCCCTGACCGCGATCGCGCCGGTGGCCTGGGGCGCCAACTACTTCGTCACGCACGAGTACCTCCCGGCGGACAGCCCGCTGTACGGGGCGGCCCTGCGGGCGCTCCCCGCCGGGCTCGTCCTGCTGGCCCTGTGCCGGAGGCTGCCGCGCGGTGTCTGGTGGGGGCGGGCCGCGCTGCTGGGGCTGCTCAACGTGAGCGTGTTCTTCGTCCTCGTCTACGCCGCCTCCCAGCTGCTGCCGACGAGCGTCGCCTCGACCGTCATGGCCGCCGCCCCGCTGACGATGATGCTGGTCGCCTGGCCACTGGTCGCCGAACGGCCCGCCCGCGCGCATCTGTGCGGCGCCGTGATCGGGCTCGTCGGGGTCTGTCTGATGCTGCTCACGGGCGCGGTGGCCACCAGCGTGCCCGGCATCCTCGGCTCGGTCGCCGCCCTGCTCGTCTCGTCCTTCGGTCACATCCTGGCCAAACGCTGGAACGCCGGCACCGACGTCCTCGCCTCCACCGCCTGGCAGCTCACCGCCGGGGGCCTGCTCCTGCTCCCGGTCGCCGTCGCCGTGGAGGGCCCGCCGCCCACGCTCTCCCCGGGGGCCCTCCTCGCCTTCGCCCATGTCTCCCTGATCGCCACCGCGCTCGCCTTCGTCGCCTGGTTCACCGGGCTGCGCCGGCTGCCCGCCGGCACCGTGGGTCTGATCGGCCTCCTCAACCCCGTCACGGGCGTCCTCCTCGGCACGGCCGTCGCCGGGGAGTCACTGACGGGCCGACAGCTGTGCGGACTGCTTCTGGTCCTGGTCGGTGTGTTCCTGGGGCGACCCGGCCGGGTGGGGCGCCCCGGTGGGGACGGCCCACGACCGGTGCCCGCTCCGGTGCCCGCTCCGGCGGCCGATTCACGCGAGCGTCCGCCGAGTTCACCTCAGTCCCTTCGTCAACTACCCACCGCGATACGAAGATCAGGTCACTGCATAGGGTGGGGCCGTGAGAACCAGCGACACCTGCGACACCAGAGACACCTGCGTTACTGGTGA